A genomic segment from Spinacia oleracea cultivar Varoflay chromosome 3, BTI_SOV_V1, whole genome shotgun sequence encodes:
- the LOC130469951 gene encoding secreted RxLR effector protein 78-like: protein MRLKNVLPDIITENQSAFVPGRLITDNALIAMVIFHTMKKRSKAQRGVIAMKLDMSKAYDRVEWGFLRKILLTMGFDGRWVNLIMECVSTVSYSFVINGGVSGSVSPSRGLRQGDPLSPYLFILVADAFSRMFQHKVHERKLHRAKASRNGLEISHLLFADDSLLFARAN from the coding sequence ATGAGACTAAAAAATGTTTTACCAGATATTATTACAGAGAATCAGAGTGCTTTTGTTCCAGGAAGGTTGATCACTGATAATGCGCTCATTGCGATGGTGATTTTTCATACTATGAAGAAGAGAAGTAAGGCTCAACGAGGTGTAATTGCTATGAAACTTGACATGAGCAAGGCCTATGATAGggtcgaatggggtttcttGAGGAAGATACTTCTCACTATGGGGTTTGATGGCCGGTGGGTGAACTTGATTATGGAATGTGTCTCGACGGTCTCTTATTCCTTTGTCATCAACGGGGGTGTAAGTGGATCAGTTTCACCTTCTAGAGGTCTCCGTCAAGGAGACCCCCTCTCTCCGTACCTTTTTATACTAGTTGCTGATGCATTTTCCAGGATGTTCCAGCACAAAGTACATGAAAGGAAGCTTCACAGGGCAAAAGCTAGCCGAAATGGGCTCGAGATATCACATCTTTTATTTGCAGATGACAGCCTACTCTTTGCTAGGGCTAACTGA